The window TGAAGACgatccataaaaaaattgtGGGTGGTATaaagtttttactgattttcacatttggGGTGACCTTTACCTGCTTTTCACCAAAGTTAAATCAGCTCAAGCTGTTGTTGGCATCTGCCATCACACAAAATTAGAAAATGatatcttgaaaactgtggatgctagactgctaacaaacagaccgacagacagacaaacagtcGATTACAAACTCCGTCCCTTTGGGGGGAGAACGATCAAGTCTCAAACTGTTTGCttgtgctcatttccagcttcaCAGTTTAATTATTAGACTCACCTATAGCAGGTCTGCATGCTCCATAGTTCAAAACAATCCTTTATGCAACTTGTGTTTAAAATCTTtggaaatgtgtttaaaaactgTTGAAATATGAACCTAACAGACTGAAATTGTGTGAGGTTGCCATTCAGCTCTATCAGTGACTGACATTCGTGCTTGTCTCTCTGCCAGTCTCTTTCACTAACactctttgtattttttgtgtgtgtctataaAATTGTGGGCAAGGGCAGGAAAAGTCAAGTCAGTTTGTAAAAACCTCCGGTAAATATTTAGTTCAGCACAGCTGGGAGGTTAAACGATTTAGATTTATCTTCATTGTGAGAAATGTCCAAAATATTTCCTCCcactgaaaaaaacaatagaaaaagCTGAATGGTCAGTTTGTAGTTGACCTTCGGAAAGTCCAGAAATCACGTCTCTAAAGCTAATGTCTGATTAAAGTGTGTATTATCTATATTGTTAGTGCGATCTTCAGTATGTCTGTCAGCTGATTATTGTTAGTTTCAGTTGTTATATTTTATGCAAATAAACATACAGAAGCATGAAATCCACTTTTTTGCCATGGTAACCAAGCAAAATCCTGTCCATATCAGACGACAACACTGTGACGCTGACTTTCAGCCAGTCTGGCATACAAAACGCAGTTTAATCAGTTCCCACGTGAGGAAAAACGTGAATTATATTAAAGGCATTGTTGTTGAATCATTTCACAGTCTCAGTGTTTCACTTTCAGGTGATTTGCCTCAACATCTGCAGGTCATGTTTAAGATTCTCCGGTCTGAAGATCGCATTAAGCTGGTCAGTACAAAGATGTTGCCatgtgttgctttgtttttgttgctggaagcgttcatttcatttatttgattCAGCAAAGATGAAATCAGAGACTTAAAAGTAAAGACCTGCTCCACTAGTTAACTGAGTGTTTTTAtagtaatgtgcaaaagtcttgagccccATCACCTGTCTTTATATTTAGCTTCaaaagttctccaggctttctgaaggtctttcaaggCTTatctttggacactggctgcttttccATTCACTTTTAGTCCAGTCATTacacctgatcattttcagagaaatgttttatAGAAAGTACATAATATGTTCCAATTTGTTTAGAATCTATGcatctatgaaaaatgtcatggataacacagtttgacaggcttaaatttgtatgtttgtgttaaCAAGATGATTCCCACagagctattagccaaaaacttgTAGTGTCATGTACTGTTCACTACTGCCTCAtgagaaatggtctcagtggaagggcgGCTGTCAAGAAGCTATTCTTAAGGAAGAGAAACGATAAAGAACTGGCGTGTAGATTATTGTTGTGATGgcagatccatccatccatccatccatgaaacaaaaataatagaAGAGCAAGAATAGGCCAAACACCTGGGATTGCAAACATATGTAAAAACACAGATGTTGTTCCTGAGCTTGCAAAAAAGCTTCGTCTTTAGGTAAAAACCCCCAGCTCTTTTCAATCAAATCTGCAGAATAAATCCAGAATGTGGCCACATTTTATTGTTATCCAGCAGTACTGCTATAGAGTCCAGATGCAGTGTTTTGCAGTCTCTCCTTTTGTCGTGCAGGCTGTGCGGTTAGAAAGCAGCTGGACAGATCGAGTGCGCTATATGGTGGTTATCTACACCACTGGCCACCAAGATACAGAGGAAAACGTCGTCCTGGGAATGGACTTTACAGATAAGGACAGGTAATTAGTCTCTCTGCACATGCACATTTTGCCTGTTTTAATGAGATTTGTTAACCTCATGTTGTTGTGATCTACAGTAAGAATTGCTCTATTGGGATGGTGCTGCCGCTGTGGAGCGATACCAACATACATTTAGATGGAGATGGGTAAGTTTCATTCTGATCACTTCAAAATTTGAGACAAGGGTTTTCTAGCGGGGCTCATTTCGAGCCTATTCTTTAGGCTTTAGCGCCCACCAGTGGCAGTGGAGGGAgttacacagattttttttcctctgtgtgaGAACAGTTCTTGCTGACCTGTTAACATTGTCACTGCCTCTGTAAGCTGGAGGAATGTTCCACTGTTTGGTGTCCTGAATAGACCCCATGGACGAGCCCTGTCCAGTCTGTGTTTACATCCCCCTCATCACTCTTCACCTCAATCCAAACTAATCTCCTTCTctgccttttcttcttcttcactagAGGCTTCAGTGTGAGCACAGCAGGGCGGTCACATGTCTTCAAGCCTGTGTCTGTGCAGGCCATGTGGTGAGTTCTTCATGTCTGTCTAGAAGTGGGGTTGTGTTATTACGCCGATATACCCAACATTTTTGCCAGAGTGATTgcgaattgaatttaaaatcagtTAAAATGTGTACATTTGTTTGTGTTAACTTGGAGGATACGGTTCGTGTCTTTGTGCAAGTTGTGAAGATCTGTTACAGTTGTGCTCAGAcgtttacatacactcatcacaggcatgaatgtcatgggaATTTTGGGACTTTTAAGGATTTCTtggaactgttctttttccagggtggaataaTGGCACAGCACTCATCTTTTAATGGCTTTAAAAGCAAGAAATTAGGTGCACACATATgaatatattttgaaatttcCTAAATATTAACAATAtcaacaaatatgaaatataaacaATGAAGAACTTCAAAGAACTCGGTGAAGATCTAAGAAGGAAAATTGTGAATTTACACAAGTCTGTTGAACCCAAactgtcaccctcagatgagaggaaattgattaggatgttcaggaacaacCATCAAACCTCAATCTTGCCATGAACCAGAAACTGGAAAAGAACACTGTAGCAGCTGTCAaccatggtggtggcagcatcgtGTTCTGGGCCTTTTTGCTGCCAGTGCTACTGTTATGTTGCACAGTGTGGATGAAATAATGAAGGAGGACTACCTCCCAATTCCTCAACTTCATTCAAGGTTTAATCAACTTCAATCTTGAATCAGCAGCTAGACGTTTGAAACTTAGACACAGTTAGGTGTTATAACAGGATAATGATTCAAAACATAGCTCAAAAATAGTTTTGGAATGAAGAAAGcgaccaatttaaatgaaccAATTCTTGTACGTCTTGATGGTCAAATATTCACTCAGAATTATGTCAGAAGCTTTTTGATGGCTACCAAAATCTTCTGGATGCATCTTGTTTAGATACTTTACCTTTTATATATTTGAGTCTGTTTTCCACTGATGACACTCCTACCAcactctgtgtgtatgtgagcgTTCACATGTCACCTTCTGGTCAGCTGACAGAATTACCATTAATGTGCAGGTTTCCCTTCTGTTCAATGGGGATCTTTAGCAGTTAAAAGTTCGCGCCATGTTCCTGCAGGTCCGCCCTGCAGGTCCTCCATAAGGCATGCGAGGTGTCCCGCCGGTTCAACTACTTCCCAGGGGGCATTGCTCTCACATGGATGGCCTTCTACGAGAGCTGCATCACCTCCGAGCAAAGCTGCATCAATGAGTGGAATGCTATGACCGACCTGGAGAGCACCCGGTCTGATTCTCCCACCATGTTCGTCGACCAGTGAGTGCCCAGCATAGCAACTCACCTCATGTAATGAAGGAAAAACGGGCACATCTTTTAAGTCATGCAGTACTAATTAATTATcctgtatttttcaaagaagatTTAAACAGATCTCATGCGGCCAAACAGATCATAGATCAAACATGCCTACGCCGTGTGTCGTAAATTTATATGCTTTGGACACGAGCTGCTGTTCTTCTGTTTCTGGCCTTTGTCTTCATCAGTGGGAAACACTGTTATGCAAATTTTCATTCAGACCACAGCACTGATGCATTGACTCATTATGTGCAGGCCAACTGAGCGAGAGAGAACTGAATGTGCCATTAAAGCCAAACTACGCAACATCATGATGTTTCAAGACTTGGAAAACATCACCTCAAAGGAGGTACGTGCCAAATCAGTATTTGTCATTCAACGGGCAAGGAATGgtctcaattttattttattttcacgtTTTAGGAAAGAATACACTAATTAAAGATTCAAATTAGCTGTCTATAAAAGTTTAAGTGTGTTTTCCTCAATAACTAGTCACTGCAGAtctttgtttttatgcattCAGGCAAAAGGCCTTATTTTAATCTCTTCAGCACAaaacaagttttttgtttggttttttttgcatttttgctaaataaaaatttaaaaactatttttggCTGCTCATTTATTTATAAGGAGTCCCAGAGCAGGCAGCGCCACATGTTTGAGTTGTCAGATTTTTACACTGGATGTCCTTCCTGACGCAAGCCCCCAAGGGATTTGCCTCCTGGGATTGAACCAGGGACCTTTTGTTTGTAGAACCTTTACAGTATTAAATAAAGGTACCAATGCTTAACCTGTGGTGGGTAATGCATTTGGAAACCATGTTTTTAAGAAAGTGGGGGTTCATGTTAATTCCTCATCCTCAGATCCGTAACGAGCTGGAGCAGCATATGAACTGTAACCTCAAAGAATACAAAGAGTTTATAGACAACGAGATGCTTTTGATCCTGGGTCAGATGGACAAGGCTACACTTATCTTTGACCATGTTTATTTGGTGAGTTGTTTGCATCTTGTAGTATAATTTAGAATTCTGTTTACCCGTCCTCCACACTGATAGCCAAATACTCTTTCACTGTGGTATATAGTTGGTTTAAATACAGTTATTCTGTGTAAGTTTCTGCCTTTCTTCCTCTCTAGGGCTCTGAGTGGAACGCTTCCAACCTGGAAGAGCTACGTGAGTGTGGGTGAGCTGAGAGCTTAACACTAACCAAAGAATCTAACCTTCTATTTTTCTTGGTTTAATCCAACTTGTCTAATTCTCATTTATGTGTCTCTTGTTATTCCTATAGACATATAATTGAAAAGTCTGTTAAAATCAGACCAAATTTAAGTGCTTGACTTAACTTTGTGCTTGAAGTTAAGTATGAAAATATGCAGAGCTATAGTAATAACCATAGATTGCGTATAAATTATGAATATTGGCATCATGCATTACTTAATGTAGTTTGGATTTGAGCTTTTTGACCGTGGCTGTCTTGGTGTTTAAAGACCAAACATCACAAGTAAGGCCAGGATCTGGCTGAGAAACTGTGGTAGAGTCCTCTTGTGGTAGAGATCTGTCAGTCACAAGGGTGCTATACCCTACACCTTACTGTTATTTCTCTACATTGGACCACAATTTACTAAATTAACATGTTGTATTCAGTAAGAATTCAGACCCATCAGGAAAGAGTTTACTGATATCATACGTTAACAGAGTAAAAGACCTCCCTTGTAGCCCATAGAAAATACAACATGACTACTTTTTGCAACCAGAGGAGGCAcctcctgctggccattagCAAGTAATGCAGGTTTATAGCATTTGTATCTGACCTGAAGGCTACATCCAGTTTTTATATCCAGTCTATATGAACAATATGGTTCATGCTCAAACACCACATAGAAAAATAATTGCTCAAAGAAGAAAGtgcaagaagaagaaagagagaagctGCATGCCTGCATGACTTTGGACACATGCAAGACTTTTTCTAAGTAGAATGGAGCCTTTTTGTCAAATCTAGTCTTTGCTATTTGTCACAGCAAATCAAGACCTGGTTGTGGGTGAGCTCTTTCAGGACTCActgatcttttttgttttgttttgttttttcctgctaTGATAAAGGTCTGTGGGCAGAGGAGTAAATATTAacatgatgtgttttttttgcAGAGTGGGTTTTATTCTGAACGTTACCAGAGAGATCGACAACTTTTTCCCAGGCTTGTTTTCTTACCACAATGTCCGAGTGTATGACGAGGACGCCACTGACCTGCTGGCCCACTGGAATGACACTTACAACTTTATCGTCAAAGCCAAGTGAGAGCAAAACAAACCAGTCATCTTGGGGGTGGGAGGGGGCGTGCTACTGTTGTCTAGATTCATAAAATGGGGTATGGagagtgatttttcttttctcttgatCCAATAGGAAGAATAATTCCAAGTGCCTGGTGCACTGTAAGATGGGGGTGAGCCGGTCTGCCTCTACTGTTATTGCCTATGCAATGAAGGAGTATGGCTGGTCTCTGGAGAAAGCCTACAACTTTGTCAAGCAGAAACGGAGTATAGCTCAGCCAAACGCCGGCTTCATGAGACAGCTGGCAGAGTATGAGGGAATTCTAGATGCCAGGTAAGCAGGTCTATGCTTTCACTAAGGTTTGCACTTTGCAGAGCCAACAGATGGAACCACTGTGTTTCATGAAGCTAATTAAGAGATTATAACTCTGTGTGGTTTTAGTTATTCTAGTCAAACTTAAAGCCTAATTCACCTTTGCAGCAAACAGCGTCACAACAAGCTATGGAGGCCTGGAGCAGATGAGGAGGGATCGGATGATTTGCAAGCCTCGGGCCATTGTGCCGGTGGAGGGGAAACACCGGTGCTCAGAGAAGAGGAAGCCTGGGGAGGCTGCGGAGCATCTCCCTGTAGGGGTATGGGTCTGGAGATGGAACCTCTAGACTCTCTTAACTATAATTATTACTTTAGACGTTTGTCAGACTCTGCACTTGACAGTGAGCCTTCCACTCCAGTTCGGGGACCCCCTCTGCTCGGTATGGAAAGAGTTTTTATTGAGATTGAAGACGTAGAGAGAGATGCCCTGCTGGAGGACGAGGGTTTCCCCATGGCCCATTTAGCCCTGCCTGGTGAGGGCACAGCAGCCCAGACCTGTGGACGCCTTGATCCCCTCGAGGACATGAGGCTGAGGCTCGAGTTCAGTACTTTggaagaagaggatgaggaagaaGCTAAGAAAGAGGAAGCTGAGATGGCAGCTTTGGCTCAAACGCCTGGAAATTCAGAGGGGAAGAAAATGGGGGAGGAGGATGAGAGGAGCGAGGAAAGCCGGTTAGGGTTAGCCAACCTGAACACCAACAACAGTAACCGCCTAGCAGCCAAGCGCagctgtcctgcagcttttgatgtgagtttaaaaaaaaaaaacatttttagttgAAAGATAAAGTCTTTAAGTTGCATTTTTAAACATCTATTTGTCGTAGAGGTAAATGTTGTAGAgtgaacatatttagttttcaTGTGACTGACCATATGCTGCATTTTGTTCAATTTTTCTCCATTTAGGACAGTGGTAGCACAGGAAaccctttaaaagtgaagccctCCTATCAGTCCTGTAAGGACTGCATGCGTCTACCGCAAGGGCGGCGCTGTGACCGTCCAACAGGAGGCCGTCCCCACCGCCTTAACCCCTCCCGCCACTGCACTGTCCCTTCCATATGCATAGATCCGCCTGGAACGAATTTTGCTTCCACATCGAGTCTGCAGTCTCTTTCCAGCCCTGCAGTTGTACCACCTAACTTGATCCAGCCCTCTACTCAACTGTACCGCTGTTCCACCTGTGCCCCTGACGTCACAACTGTCCCCCTAACCAACCACCAGAAACTGGCCTCACCCATGAACTGTGAGGAGGCGCCTCCTGACCGCAGCTCAGTGGAGACGGAGGACATGGATGAACCGCAGGGTGAACAAGTGTTAAGGGAGTGTACTGACGCCATCAGTGACGCTGAAGATTTAAAATTACAACCTGGTGGAGCAGTAGAGCTCCCGCAGCTGCAAATGCCAGGACTGGGGATAGAATTTGGTCTGGAACTGATGCGACAGAGGGCAGAGCAGCTTGAGAAGCTGCCAAGCATGGCCATGGAGGCCAGCTCTCAGTAGGACACCTGCCTTAACACGGTGGCTCAAGCAAAGATGAGATGGGGGGATGAGAAGTGGCTTGCCACTGTCTCAGTCTCTTTAATGGCTTTGAGAAGTTAAAAAAACCTGCTGCTGTGGTACCAGAAACGAAGCACTGCGCTGATCTCCGCTCTAATGTCTCAGCTCCATTTAAACAAGCTGCAGAAGCTCTCTGCATTGACAGAGAGTGCTCCGTCATAGACTTCCGGCATTGAGATCCAGAGGAGGCCGATTGCTTTCACTATGTGCTTAAGGCCTGGATGCTTCAGATCAAGCCAGGATGGAAGACTTTCCCGTGTGTTTGAGGCCACCGTGGGCTATTCGAACTGCCTTTCTCGCCACACGTCCAGGATCATCCCCTTTTCCCACTCCCCAGCCGAGACGAGCATTACGCCGCCATGTTGCCATCAGCAGACAGGTTTCAGTGCAGCAGTGGCAGTTCGTAACATCTAGTTGTAGTTCCTTTATGATTCCTCAGAGTGCTTTATTTAAATGtcgatgaaaagaaaaatacagaagTAACACGCTTCTGTCAGTGTACTCTGTTTCCAGTATTCATGGAGGAGCCCACTGTTTCCTCATCTTACCACAGATAACTGAACCATCACTGAGCTTAACTTATATTTTacctgctgcagctgcttttgCATCATGAGAGAACATTTCATGTGAAAGCATACTAGtttatattaaagaaaaaagtggaTGTGACCGTAGCCTTTTTAATGCCTCTTTGTGAAGCACCGTACCTCGGGCCAGGAGCGTCTCAGACTGTTTTTGGTCAAAGactgttttgttctttctgcTCAGCGGCTACTTCACCCTGACCTCCTCCAATAAAGTTAATCTAATCATGTACTGAAAGCGCTTAGTTTAGTCCACGCATGACTTTGCAGTATTACATAACATATCTccaacacatttacacacaaatgTATCGAACAACAACAACCTTCTACTTGAGTTTTTTAGCATTTGATTTTCTAATAATTGGTTACATTGTaagtaacaacaaaaaaaggtgcATTCATTTTTCAAGTGGATGTTGAATTGATTCAGCCTAACCTGATCAATCatcttatgcataagagaacgACAGAAGACAAGAAGCAACAACCAGATCATTTCTGATGTAACCAAAGCTGTAACATGCACGGACACTTGGATTGCATCCAcagatatttttaaattcacacaAATCACATATACAGTAGATTATGCACTTGAGCACAACTCTAGTATCCATTCACACCATGCACAGTCATATTTCTGATCTATTTCAGTACATTAACCCTAAATAATTTGAAGCAGACTAAAGCAGACCAGgaaatcaaaaatatatattttttaatctcTTGAAAGTTTAAGGGATTAGTTGCGTTTGTTCGCCGTGTCAAGTGGAGCCCATCCCTGTGTAATGTATAGCTTATTTGCTCTAATGATAACATTTGGTCCAAGTGTCAACTGGTTATGCTGTAAAATTTGTTCATAATATACtgtgaaatggaaaaaagtAACTCCAGTCACTCTTATATGAAAATCAGATGATATTTATAACTTATTGTACTGGATTTcctttattttaaatgcagaGAAGGTAATCTATGATATCAAGATGATTGCAAAGCTTAGCACATGCAGGTTTTCACACATGTGCCCCAGGCAGTTATTTCAGagctttttctcatttcttatttatacttttcttctttctttctttctttctttctttctttcttttttgttctttttttttacagtgtcgCATAGTCTAAGGCATCTtctggtttgtgtttttttaaagctgtttccTAAGTGGTGTGCCACAAATCCAAAGTTGCTGTGCCACAAGGTTTATTCTCTGTAAAATTCTCTGTTTGGTTGCTCTTGTGTCGATTCCCTTACTGGCGCGCTGGGTGTGCTGCTAAAGGATGCCTGTTTGTCTGCAGAGAAAGCGCGTGCACGATGTATTACTGTGTTTAGCACTTAAGAGAAATGAAAACTGTGCAAAGAATGAATGCAAATCATTTGGTTATCTTCAACTGtgcatttattctttatttttgtggaaatttggtttgtttttaattcgaTAAGTATGAACAACAGTGCA is drawn from Pelmatolapia mariae isolate MD_Pm_ZW linkage group LG7, Pm_UMD_F_2, whole genome shotgun sequence and contains these coding sequences:
- the ssh1b gene encoding protein phosphatase Slingshot homolog 1 isoform X1 gives rise to the protein MALVTLQRSPTPSAASSASTTNSSAGEDFGSDDERKNNQSLSESFFMVKGAALFLQQGGSTQGPKTPTHHKHAGDLPQHLQVMFKILRSEDRIKLAVRLESSWTDRVRYMVVIYTTGHQDTEENVVLGMDFTDKDSKNCSIGMVLPLWSDTNIHLDGDGGFSVSTAGRSHVFKPVSVQAMWSALQVLHKACEVSRRFNYFPGGIALTWMAFYESCITSEQSCINEWNAMTDLESTRSDSPTMFVDQPTERERTECAIKAKLRNIMMFQDLENITSKEIRNELEQHMNCNLKEYKEFIDNEMLLILGQMDKATLIFDHVYLGSEWNASNLEELRECGVGFILNVTREIDNFFPGLFSYHNVRVYDEDATDLLAHWNDTYNFIVKAKKNNSKCLVHCKMGVSRSASTVIAYAMKEYGWSLEKAYNFVKQKRSIAQPNAGFMRQLAEYEGILDASKQRHNKLWRPGADEEGSDDLQASGHCAGGGETPVLREEEAWGGCGASPCRGMGLEMEPLDSLNYNYYFRRLSDSALDSEPSTPVRGPPLLGMERVFIEIEDVERDALLEDEGFPMAHLALPGEGTAAQTCGRLDPLEDMRLRLEFSTLEEEDEEEAKKEEAEMAALAQTPGNSEGKKMGEEDERSEESRLGLANLNTNNSNRLAAKRSCPAAFDDSGSTGNPLKVKPSYQSCKDCMRLPQGRRCDRPTGGRPHRLNPSRHCTVPSICIDPPGTNFASTSSLQSLSSPAVVPPNLIQPSTQLYRCSTCAPDVTTVPLTNHQKLASPMNCEEAPPDRSSVETEDMDEPQGEQVLRECTDAISDAEDLKLQPGGAVELPQLQMPGLGIEFGLELMRQRAEQLEKLPSMAMEASSQ
- the ssh1b gene encoding protein phosphatase Slingshot homolog 1 isoform X2, which gives rise to MLTVLPHFVEKATWTRTEICRILSESFFMVKGAALFLQQGGSTQGPKTPTHHKHAGDLPQHLQVMFKILRSEDRIKLAVRLESSWTDRVRYMVVIYTTGHQDTEENVVLGMDFTDKDSKNCSIGMVLPLWSDTNIHLDGDGGFSVSTAGRSHVFKPVSVQAMWSALQVLHKACEVSRRFNYFPGGIALTWMAFYESCITSEQSCINEWNAMTDLESTRSDSPTMFVDQPTERERTECAIKAKLRNIMMFQDLENITSKEIRNELEQHMNCNLKEYKEFIDNEMLLILGQMDKATLIFDHVYLGSEWNASNLEELRECGVGFILNVTREIDNFFPGLFSYHNVRVYDEDATDLLAHWNDTYNFIVKAKKNNSKCLVHCKMGVSRSASTVIAYAMKEYGWSLEKAYNFVKQKRSIAQPNAGFMRQLAEYEGILDASKQRHNKLWRPGADEEGSDDLQASGHCAGGGETPVLREEEAWGGCGASPCRGMGLEMEPLDSLNYNYYFRRLSDSALDSEPSTPVRGPPLLGMERVFIEIEDVERDALLEDEGFPMAHLALPGEGTAAQTCGRLDPLEDMRLRLEFSTLEEEDEEEAKKEEAEMAALAQTPGNSEGKKMGEEDERSEESRLGLANLNTNNSNRLAAKRSCPAAFDDSGSTGNPLKVKPSYQSCKDCMRLPQGRRCDRPTGGRPHRLNPSRHCTVPSICIDPPGTNFASTSSLQSLSSPAVVPPNLIQPSTQLYRCSTCAPDVTTVPLTNHQKLASPMNCEEAPPDRSSVETEDMDEPQGEQVLRECTDAISDAEDLKLQPGGAVELPQLQMPGLGIEFGLELMRQRAEQLEKLPSMAMEASSQ